The following DNA comes from Synergistaceae bacterium.
CAATCACAATTGTCAAGTGTTGGTGGTTGACGATTATTGTCCCGCCCCTTATGATGGTAGCCGCGAGGTGTGGCGCAGTTGGTAGCGCGCTTGCTTTGGGAGCAAGAAGCCGCAGGTTCAAGTCCTGTCACCTCGACCAGACGGGATGCCCTGGGAGAATTTTGACCTCCCGAGTTTTGAAGCACCCCTAGTTTAACAAATCGTTAGAACGCGTAAATGGCCTGGTTTTCGGGCTATTATTTAGCCCTTTTTGCTTGACAGTATTAGTAGTATAGTATATTATAGTATAGTCATAAAAGCTTATGCGAGGTGGACCATGTTTGTTAAAAAGAACAGCACCAAGAACGGACGCATCCTGCTGACCTTTACCAAGGCCTACAGAGAGGGCGGCAAGAACAAGCAAAGAAACATTGAGACCATCGGCTATCTGGATGACCTCGAAAAGATCTATGACGATCCTTTGGCCCACTTTCGGAAGATCGCACGTCAACGAACCGAAGAAGAAGCCCTGGAAACGAGGCCGGCATCCATCGAGCTCAATCCGGGTACCCGGATTGAAGAAGGCGAGAGGGGACTTCGGAATCTGGGTTATGTGGCCTTTGAGAAGATCTACCACGAACTGGGGATCCACTCCTTTTTCAGAAGACATCAGCGGGGGCAGAAGATGGCGTTCAACCTGAATGCCCTCTTTCGTCTTTTGGTGTATTCACGCCTCATCGATCCGGGATCCAAGAAGCAAGCTTACGATCATCAGGGACAATTCTTTGAGACCTTGGCCCCGACACTCGATTCGGTCTACCATAGCCTGGATCACTTTGACCGGTTCAGTCTGGACCTTCAGGCTTGGATCAGCCAACAACTGGAAGAGCAATACGGCCGTGACCGGGCAGTGACCTACTACGATGTGACCAACTACTACTTTGAGATTGACGAGGAAGATGCTCTTCGCCGTCGGGGTCCCAGTAAAGAACACCGTCCTTTCCCCCTGGTCCAGATGGGCCTGCTTTTGGACAGCCAAGGCTTGCCATTGGCCTACCATCTCTTCCCGGGGAACTCAAGCGAGAAGCTCTCCTTGCATCCTCTTTTGAATCGGGTTCGCGAAGACTATGACCTGGGCCGCATTGTGGTTGTGGCCGACAAGGGGATGAATTGCGGGGACAACATCGCCAAGCAGCTGGCTCGTGGGAACGGCTACATTTACAGTCAGTCCATCCGGGGGGCAGACCAGGAGTTCAAGGCATTTGTCCTGGATGAAGAAGGTTACCAAAAGACAGGAGACTACGGGAAGGTCAAGTCCAGGATTTATCCCAAGGAGATCAGATTCACCAACAAGCAAGGGAAAAAAGAGACTCTTTCCATCCACCAAAAACAGATCATCTTTTATAGCCAGGACTATGCCGACAAGGCGGCCTATGAGCGGCAGCGCACCTTGGCCAAGGCAAGAAAGCTCCTCAGGAGTCCCCACCAGCTCATGCGGGCCATTAATAAAAGTGCGGCAAGCTACATCAAGGGATTGCAGTACAACGAAGAGGGGGAAGTGATTGAACCCAAGACCCTGCTTTATCTTGACGAAGAAAAGATCAAAGAAGAGGCCCGGTTGGACGGCTACTACGCCATCGTAACAAGTGAGCTTGAGCTTGATGACCTCGAGGTCATCCGGCTCTACCACGATTTATGGAAGATTGAGGAGACCTTCAAGATCTCCAAGGCGGAACTGAGGACACGTCCGGTCCACGTCTCCTTGGAGGCACACATTGAAGCCCACTTCCTGACCTGCTTTGTAGCGCTTGTCCTGGTGCGGGCTTTGGAGCTGAAACTGAATCGGGCCAGACTCCCAGGAGAAAAGGGGGCCCAAGTCTTCTCTACCTTCAGTTTGCTGGATTCCCTTCGACAATTCTCTTGCAGTCATGTCGCAGAAAACTACTACACCTTCCACTATATTGACGACAACATCAAGGCCATCGAGCAGGTCCTTGGTTTGGAGCTTGATCGAAAGTACAGGAAAAGAAGCGAGATCCGAAATGTAATCGCTAACGCGAAAAAGTAGATGCTACTCCACTACACTTCGCACTCGCAATAAAAGCGCCAGGACCTCTGATCCGACGAGGTCTTGGCGCTTTTATCTCGCCTACGCTTCTAAAGTCAGGTATTTACCCTGTGTTACAAGGCTGGCCCATCAGAAGGCGACGGCCCGACCCTCACGGATCAGCCAGACCAGCCGCTCCTTGACAGGGCGGCCGGTCGCGCTCGAAATTGCCCGGGCATAGCTGTCAATCTAGATACCGTAACGCTGGCGTAAAAGCTGGTCACCAGACTGGTCCGGCAGACGGTCGGACTTGAAATCAATGAGGACCGCCGCCCCGTCCTCCTCGATAAACCAGAGGTCGATCATGCCCTGGATCAGGCTGGTCTCGTCCCCGGGAAAGTCAGGATCCAGTTCACTGGCTGGCAGGGCGAGGGTGAAGGG
Coding sequences within:
- a CDS encoding IS1634 family transposase; the encoded protein is MFVKKNSTKNGRILLTFTKAYREGGKNKQRNIETIGYLDDLEKIYDDPLAHFRKIARQRTEEEALETRPASIELNPGTRIEEGERGLRNLGYVAFEKIYHELGIHSFFRRHQRGQKMAFNLNALFRLLVYSRLIDPGSKKQAYDHQGQFFETLAPTLDSVYHSLDHFDRFSLDLQAWISQQLEEQYGRDRAVTYYDVTNYYFEIDEEDALRRRGPSKEHRPFPLVQMGLLLDSQGLPLAYHLFPGNSSEKLSLHPLLNRVREDYDLGRIVVVADKGMNCGDNIAKQLARGNGYIYSQSIRGADQEFKAFVLDEEGYQKTGDYGKVKSRIYPKEIRFTNKQGKKETLSIHQKQIIFYSQDYADKAAYERQRTLAKARKLLRSPHQLMRAINKSAASYIKGLQYNEEGEVIEPKTLLYLDEEKIKEEARLDGYYAIVTSELELDDLEVIRLYHDLWKIEETFKISKAELRTRPVHVSLEAHIEAHFLTCFVALVLVRALELKLNRARLPGEKGAQVFSTFSLLDSLRQFSCSHVAENYYTFHYIDDNIKAIEQVLGLELDRKYRKRSEIRNVIANAKK